A window of the Enterobacteriaceae bacterium 4M9 genome harbors these coding sequences:
- the ppsA gene encoding phosphoenolpyruvate synthase — protein sequence MSNNGSSPLVLWYNQLGMNDVDRVGGKNASLGEMITNLSGVGVSVPNGFATTADAFNQFLDSRGVNERIYALLDETDIDDVNALAKAGAQIRQWIIDTPFQPELEDAIREAYQQLSADDAEASFAVRSSATAEDMPDASFAGQQETFLNVQGIDAVMTAVKHVFASLFNDRAISYRVHQGYDHRGVALSAGVQRMVRSDLASSGVLFSIDTESGFDQVVFITGAWGLGEMVVQGAVNPDEFYVHKPTLEAGRPAIVRRTMGSKKIRMVYGDTQEHGKQVRIEDVTEADRDRFCITPEEVQELAKQAVQIEKHYGRPMDIEWAKDGHTGKLFIVQARPETVRSRGQVMERYTLHSQGKIVAEGRAIGHRIGAGTVKVIDDISEMDRIQPGDVLVTDMTDPDWEPIMKKAAAIVTNRGGRTCHAAIIARELGIPAVVGCGDATERLKDGEKVTVSCAEGDTGYVYAELLDFSVKSSSVDTMPDLPLKIMMNVGNPDRAFDFACLPNEGVGLARLEFIINRMIGVHPRALLEFDQQEPALQNEIRAMMKGYDSPVEFYVGRLTEGIATLGAAFWPKRVIVRLSDFKSNEYANLVGGERYEPEEENPMLGFRGAGRYVSDSFRDCFALECEAVKRVRNDMGLTNVEIMIPFVRTVDQAKAVVDELARQGLKRGENGLKVVMMCEIPSNALLADQFLEHFDGFSIGSNDMTQLALGLDRDSGVVSALFDERNDAVKALLSMAIKAAKKQGKYVGICGQGPSDHEDFAAWLMEEGIDSLSLNPDTVVQTWLSLAELNK from the coding sequence ATGTCCAACAATGGCTCGTCACCGCTGGTGCTTTGGTATAACCAACTCGGCATGAATGATGTAGACAGGGTCGGAGGCAAAAACGCCTCCCTTGGTGAAATGATTACGAACCTTTCTGGCGTCGGTGTTTCGGTGCCAAACGGGTTTGCCACCACTGCCGATGCGTTTAACCAGTTTCTCGACAGCCGTGGTGTGAACGAACGCATATATGCTTTGCTCGATGAAACGGACATTGACGATGTTAATGCGCTGGCGAAAGCCGGGGCGCAGATTCGCCAGTGGATTATTGACACGCCGTTTCAACCTGAGTTGGAGGACGCCATTCGAGAGGCGTACCAACAACTGTCTGCCGATGACGCTGAAGCCTCCTTCGCGGTGCGCTCTTCTGCAACCGCAGAAGATATGCCGGATGCGTCGTTTGCCGGTCAGCAGGAAACCTTCCTTAATGTGCAGGGCATTGATGCGGTAATGACCGCCGTGAAACACGTTTTTGCCTCACTCTTTAATGACCGCGCTATTTCTTATCGCGTGCATCAGGGCTACGACCATCGCGGCGTGGCGCTGTCAGCCGGCGTGCAGCGCATGGTGCGCTCGGACTTGGCATCGTCGGGCGTGCTGTTTTCGATTGATACCGAATCCGGCTTTGACCAGGTGGTGTTTATCACTGGCGCCTGGGGACTGGGTGAGATGGTAGTGCAGGGCGCGGTTAACCCGGACGAATTTTACGTCCACAAACCCACGCTGGAAGCCGGTCGCCCGGCAATCGTGCGCCGCACGATGGGCTCGAAAAAAATCCGCATGGTCTACGGCGACACTCAGGAGCACGGCAAGCAGGTGCGCATTGAGGATGTGACTGAGGCCGATCGCGACCGCTTCTGTATCACCCCGGAAGAGGTGCAGGAGTTGGCGAAGCAGGCGGTTCAGATTGAGAAACACTATGGCCGCCCGATGGATATTGAATGGGCAAAGGACGGCCATACCGGCAAACTGTTTATTGTGCAGGCACGCCCGGAAACCGTTCGTTCACGTGGCCAGGTGATGGAGCGCTATACGCTGCATTCACAGGGTAAAATTGTGGCCGAAGGCCGTGCTATTGGCCATCGTATTGGTGCGGGTACGGTGAAGGTCATTGATGATATCAGCGAGATGGACAGAATTCAGCCGGGCGATGTGCTGGTCACTGACATGACCGACCCGGACTGGGAACCCATCATGAAAAAAGCGGCGGCAATTGTTACCAACCGCGGCGGGCGCACCTGTCATGCGGCGATTATCGCTCGCGAGCTGGGTATTCCGGCGGTGGTTGGTTGCGGTGATGCAACCGAGCGCCTGAAGGATGGCGAGAAAGTCACGGTGTCCTGTGCCGAAGGCGATACTGGCTACGTGTATGCCGAACTGCTGGATTTCAGCGTGAAAAGCTCCAGCGTCGATACCATGCCGGACCTGCCGCTGAAGATAATGATGAACGTCGGCAACCCGGATCGTGCGTTTGATTTTGCCTGCCTGCCTAATGAGGGCGTGGGCCTGGCGCGTCTGGAGTTCATCATCAACCGCATGATTGGCGTGCACCCGCGTGCGCTGCTGGAATTTGACCAGCAGGAACCGGCGCTGCAAAACGAAATTCGCGCCATGATGAAGGGCTACGACTCTCCGGTTGAATTTTACGTTGGCCGCCTGACCGAAGGCATTGCCACCCTGGGAGCTGCATTCTGGCCTAAGCGCGTTATCGTGCGTCTGTCTGACTTTAAGTCCAACGAATACGCCAATCTGGTGGGCGGCGAGCGCTATGAGCCGGAAGAAGAAAACCCGATGCTCGGTTTTCGCGGCGCAGGCCGCTACGTGTCGGACAGCTTCCGCGACTGCTTTGCCCTTGAGTGTGAAGCCGTGAAGCGGGTGCGTAATGACATGGGGCTGACCAACGTAGAGATAATGATTCCCTTTGTGCGTACTGTTGACCAGGCAAAAGCGGTGGTGGATGAGCTGGCACGCCAGGGGCTTAAGCGTGGTGAAAACGGGCTGAAAGTGGTGATGATGTGTGAAATCCCCTCCAACGCCTTGCTGGCAGACCAGTTCCTTGAACACTTTGACGGCTTCTCTATCGGCTCAAACGATATGACTCAGCTGGCACTGGGGCTCGACAGGGATTCGGGCGTGGTGTCAGCGCTTTTCGACGAGCGTAACGACGCGGTTAAGGCGCTGCTGTCAATGGCTATCAAGGCAGCGAAAAAGCAGGGCAAGTATGTCGGCATCTGTGGACAAGGTCCGTCGGACCACGAGGATTTTGCCGCCTGGCTGATGGAAGAAGGGATAGACAGCCTGTCGCTAAATCCGGATACCGTGGTGCAGACCTGGCTGAGCCTGGCCGAACTTAACAAGTAA
- a CDS encoding FAD-binding oxidoreductase, with translation MIPQISQAPGLIQLVLSFLQELEQQGFTGDTATSYASRLTMSTDNSIYQLLPDAVLFPRSTADVALVARIASAPRYASLVFTPRGGGTGTNGQSLNQGIIVDMSRHMNRIIEINPEEGWVRVEAGVIKDQLNDFLKPYGFFFAPELSTSNRATLGGMINTDASGQGSLVYGKTSDHVLGVRAVLLGGDILDTRAMPTELAEEIGRDSSPVGRIYNTVLSRCREQRALILDKFPKLNRFLTGYDLRHVFNDDLSRFDLTRILTGSEGTLAFITEAKLDITRLPKVRRLVNVKYDSFDSALRNAPFMVQAQALSVETVDSKVLNLAREDIVWHSVRELIADVPGKTMLGLNIVEFAGDDEPAIDARVEQLCARLDERMEQGEAGIIGWQVCRELAGVERIYAMRKKAVGLLGNAPGQAKPIPFAEDTCVPPQYLADYIAEFRALLDGHGLSYGMFGHVDAGVLHVRPALDMCDPQQEVLIKRISDEVVALTAKYGGLLWGEHGKGFRAEYSPAFFGETLYNELRQIKAVFDPLNRLNPGKICPPAGVDAPMMKVDAVKRGTFDRQIPLAVRSAWRGAMECNGNGLCFNFDAKSPMCPSMKITGERIHSPKGRATLVREWLRLLNERGVDPLALEKALPPRGASLRGLIDRTRNSWHARKGEYDFSHEVKEAMSGCLACKACSTQCPVKIDVPAFRSRFLQLYHTRYLRPARDHLVATVESYAPLMAHAPRVFNFMMAQPWMRRLSEKHIGMVDLPPLSSPSLKRQLVGHASAGMTLEQLEKLSDTERARTLLIVQDPFTSYYDATVVADLVKLADKLGFRAVVLPFSPNGKAQHIKGFLQRFARTARKTADFLNRIAKLGMPMVGVDPALVLCYRDEYRQTLGETRGDFHVQLVHEWLAAALAERESATRAGESWYLFGHCTESTALPGAGAQWSAIFARFGAKLENVSVGCCGMAGTYGHETKNLDNSLGIYELSWHQALQRLPRNRCLATGYSCRSQVKRVEGNGIRHPLQALLEIVE, from the coding sequence ATGATCCCACAGATTTCTCAGGCGCCAGGGCTTATCCAGCTGGTGCTCAGCTTTTTGCAGGAACTGGAGCAACAGGGTTTTACCGGCGACACCGCAACCAGCTATGCGAGTCGCCTGACAATGTCCACCGATAACAGCATTTACCAGCTATTGCCGGATGCGGTGCTGTTTCCACGTTCAACCGCCGACGTGGCGCTGGTGGCCCGAATTGCCAGTGCGCCGCGCTACGCGTCATTAGTTTTCACCCCGCGCGGTGGCGGCACGGGTACCAACGGCCAGTCGCTCAACCAGGGTATCATTGTAGATATGTCGCGCCACATGAACCGCATTATTGAAATCAACCCTGAAGAGGGTTGGGTGCGGGTTGAGGCGGGCGTAATCAAAGACCAACTCAATGATTTTCTTAAACCATACGGCTTTTTCTTTGCACCGGAGCTGTCAACCAGCAACCGTGCCACGCTCGGCGGCATGATTAACACCGATGCCTCCGGCCAGGGGTCGCTGGTTTACGGTAAAACCTCAGACCATGTGCTTGGGGTGCGTGCGGTGCTGCTGGGCGGCGATATTCTCGACACCCGCGCCATGCCAACGGAACTTGCCGAGGAGATAGGCCGCGACAGCAGCCCTGTCGGGCGTATCTACAACACCGTTTTGTCACGCTGTCGCGAGCAGCGTGCGCTTATTCTCGATAAATTCCCGAAGCTTAACCGCTTTCTTACTGGCTACGATCTGCGCCACGTGTTCAACGATGATCTGTCACGTTTTGACCTTACCCGCATTCTTACCGGCTCTGAGGGCACGCTGGCGTTTATTACCGAGGCGAAGCTGGATATCACGCGGCTACCTAAAGTGCGCCGTCTGGTGAACGTGAAGTATGACTCTTTCGACTCAGCGTTGCGCAATGCCCCTTTTATGGTGCAGGCGCAGGCATTATCAGTAGAAACCGTTGACTCGAAAGTGCTGAACCTGGCGCGTGAAGACATTGTCTGGCATTCGGTGCGTGAACTGATTGCTGATGTGCCGGGTAAGACGATGCTGGGGCTGAACATTGTCGAATTTGCCGGCGATGATGAGCCTGCTATTGATGCACGGGTTGAGCAGCTGTGTGCACGCCTGGACGAGCGAATGGAACAAGGCGAAGCCGGGATTATCGGCTGGCAGGTGTGCCGCGAGCTGGCGGGCGTGGAGCGTATTTACGCCATGCGTAAGAAAGCGGTAGGGCTGCTTGGCAATGCGCCGGGGCAGGCGAAGCCGATTCCCTTTGCTGAAGATACCTGTGTGCCACCGCAGTACCTGGCGGACTATATCGCTGAGTTCCGTGCTTTGCTCGACGGTCACGGCCTGAGCTACGGCATGTTTGGCCACGTGGATGCTGGCGTGCTGCACGTGCGCCCGGCGCTGGACATGTGTGACCCGCAGCAGGAAGTGCTGATAAAGCGCATCTCTGATGAGGTGGTCGCGCTGACGGCAAAATACGGTGGTCTGCTTTGGGGTGAACACGGCAAAGGGTTTCGTGCCGAATACAGCCCGGCATTTTTTGGCGAAACGCTGTACAACGAATTGCGTCAGATTAAGGCGGTGTTTGATCCGCTCAATCGACTCAATCCGGGCAAAATCTGCCCGCCAGCGGGCGTTGATGCGCCAATGATGAAGGTGGATGCGGTGAAGCGCGGCACGTTCGACAGGCAGATTCCGCTGGCAGTGCGCAGCGCCTGGCGTGGCGCAATGGAGTGCAACGGCAATGGCCTGTGCTTCAATTTTGATGCGAAAAGCCCGATGTGCCCGTCGATGAAAATCACCGGTGAGCGCATTCACTCTCCCAAAGGACGGGCGACACTGGTGCGTGAGTGGCTACGGCTGCTCAATGAACGTGGCGTTGATCCGCTGGCACTGGAAAAGGCATTGCCACCGCGTGGCGCAAGCCTGCGCGGGCTTATCGACAGAACCCGTAATAGCTGGCATGCGCGAAAGGGCGAATATGATTTCTCCCATGAGGTTAAAGAAGCGATGTCCGGTTGTCTGGCCTGCAAGGCCTGCTCAACCCAATGTCCTGTCAAAATTGACGTACCGGCGTTCCGCTCGCGTTTTTTGCAGCTTTACCACACGCGTTACCTGCGCCCGGCACGCGATCACCTGGTGGCGACGGTAGAGAGCTATGCACCGTTAATGGCGCACGCGCCGCGGGTGTTTAACTTCATGATGGCTCAACCGTGGATGCGCCGACTCTCTGAGAAGCATATCGGCATGGTGGACTTACCGCCGTTGTCCAGTCCGTCGCTCAAACGCCAGTTGGTAGGTCATGCTTCGGCCGGGATGACGCTGGAGCAGCTGGAAAAACTGAGCGACACGGAACGGGCGCGCACGCTGTTGATTGTGCAGGACCCGTTTACCAGCTACTACGATGCCACGGTGGTGGCAGACCTGGTGAAACTGGCTGATAAACTGGGGTTTCGCGCAGTGGTATTGCCGTTTTCCCCTAACGGTAAGGCGCAGCACATTAAGGGCTTTTTACAGCGCTTTGCCCGCACGGCGCGCAAAACAGCCGATTTCCTTAACCGGATAGCAAAACTGGGGATGCCAATGGTGGGTGTCGACCCGGCTCTGGTGCTGTGCTATCGCGATGAATATCGCCAGACCCTCGGTGAGACTCGCGGTGATTTTCACGTACAACTGGTACACGAGTGGCTGGCTGCGGCGCTGGCCGAGCGTGAGAGTGCAACCCGCGCTGGCGAATCCTGGTATCTGTTCGGGCACTGCACCGAGTCTACGGCACTGCCTGGCGCAGGTGCACAGTGGAGCGCTATTTTTGCCCGCTTTGGCGCAAAACTTGAAAACGTGAGCGTGGGATGTTGCGGTATGGCCGGTACGTATGGCCATGAAACTAAAAATCTTGATAACTCGCTCGGTATTTATGAATTGTCCTGGCATCAGGCGCTACAGCGCCTGCCGCGCAACCGCTGTCTGGCAACCGGCTATTCGTGTCGTAGCCAGGTTAAACGGGTTGAAGGAAATGGCATTCGCCATCCATTGCAGGCTCTACTGGAGATAGTGGAATGA
- the menI gene encoding 1,4-dihydroxy-2-naphthoyl-CoA hydrolase: MIWKREVTLEALNAFNQDCMVGLLDIRFVRIGDDELEATMPVDNRTRQPFGQLHGGASVVLAESLGSVAGWLCTEGEQKVVGLEVNANHLRSAREGTVRGVCRALHTGRRHQVWQIDIFDDQGRMCCSSRLTTAVV; this comes from the coding sequence ATGATCTGGAAACGTGAAGTGACGCTTGAGGCGCTTAACGCCTTCAATCAGGACTGTATGGTGGGATTGCTGGATATCCGCTTTGTGCGTATCGGCGACGATGAGCTTGAGGCGACAATGCCGGTGGATAATCGCACGCGTCAGCCTTTTGGCCAGCTGCACGGCGGTGCCTCGGTGGTGCTGGCAGAATCGCTTGGTTCAGTGGCTGGCTGGCTGTGCACAGAAGGTGAGCAGAAGGTCGTTGGGCTTGAGGTGAATGCCAATCATCTGCGCTCTGCACGCGAAGGTACAGTGCGTGGTGTTTGCCGTGCGCTGCATACCGGGCGACGCCACCAGGTGTGGCAAATAGATATTTTTGATGACCAGGGGCGCATGTGCTGCTCCTCGCGCCTGACAACAGCGGTTGTCTGA
- the sufA gene encoding Fe-S cluster assembly scaffold SufA, translating into MELQAGTFDPNDFVWKGLTLTANAAKHICELSEKQGVLGLRLGVKQTGCAGFGYVLDTVSEAAADDLIYEKAGAKLYVSPQAMPFIDGTEVDYVREGLNQVFKFHNPKAQNECGCGESFGVQAE; encoded by the coding sequence ATGGAACTGCAGGCAGGAACGTTTGATCCGAATGACTTTGTCTGGAAAGGGTTAACCCTGACCGCAAATGCAGCGAAGCACATTTGTGAACTGAGCGAAAAGCAGGGCGTACTGGGTCTGCGCCTTGGTGTAAAACAGACCGGTTGTGCCGGGTTTGGCTACGTGCTGGATACCGTCAGTGAAGCCGCAGCGGACGATCTTATCTACGAAAAGGCGGGGGCGAAACTGTATGTTTCACCGCAGGCAATGCCGTTTATCGACGGCACCGAAGTGGATTACGTTCGTGAAGGTTTAAATCAGGTTTTCAAATTCCATAACCCGAAGGCGCAGAACGAATGCGGCTGCGGCGAGAGCTTTGGTGTTCAGGCGGAATAA
- the sufB gene encoding Fe-S cluster assembly protein SufB, producing MSRDTETDDVQTWSGSLNYKEGFFTRLQTEEFAKGINEEVVRAISARRNEPEWMLAFRLNAFHAWEKMEEPHWLKAHYDKLDYQDYSYYSAPSCGNCDDSCASQPGAVQETGESSFLTKEVEEAFNQLGVPVREGREVAVDAIFDSVSVATTYRDKLASEGIIFCSFGEAIHDHPELVQKYLGTVVPSNDNFFAALNAAVASDGTFIYIPKGVRCPMELSTYFRINAEKTGQFERTILVADEGSYVSYIEGCSAPVRDSYQLHAAVVEVIIHKDAEVKYSTVQNWFPGDNNTGGILNFVTKRALCEGENSKMSWTQSETGSAITWKYPSCILRGDNSIGEFFSVALTSGHQQADTGTKMIHIGKNTKSTIISKGISAGHSQNSYRGLVKIMPTATNARNFTQCDSMLIGPDSGAHTFPYVECRNNSAQLEHEATTSRIGEDQLFYCLQRGISEDDAISMIVNGFCKDVFSELPLEFAVEAQKLLAISLEHSVG from the coding sequence ATGTCCCGAGATACAGAAACAGATGATGTACAAACCTGGAGCGGAAGCCTGAATTACAAAGAAGGCTTCTTCACGCGCTTACAGACCGAAGAGTTTGCTAAAGGCATCAATGAAGAGGTGGTGCGAGCTATCTCTGCCCGGCGCAACGAGCCGGAGTGGATGCTGGCATTTCGCCTCAACGCTTTCCATGCCTGGGAGAAAATGGAAGAGCCGCACTGGTTAAAAGCCCATTACGACAAGCTCGACTATCAGGATTACAGCTACTACTCCGCACCGTCCTGCGGCAACTGCGATGACTCCTGTGCCTCCCAGCCAGGTGCGGTGCAGGAGACCGGTGAAAGTTCGTTTTTGACCAAAGAAGTGGAAGAGGCGTTCAACCAGCTTGGCGTTCCGGTGCGTGAAGGCCGGGAGGTGGCGGTGGATGCGATTTTTGACTCTGTTTCTGTTGCCACCACCTATCGCGACAAGCTGGCAAGCGAAGGGATCATTTTCTGCTCGTTTGGTGAGGCGATTCACGATCATCCTGAGCTGGTGCAAAAATATCTCGGTACCGTCGTGCCCTCTAACGACAACTTCTTTGCCGCCCTGAACGCCGCAGTGGCCTCAGATGGCACCTTTATCTACATCCCTAAAGGCGTGCGCTGCCCGATGGAGCTGTCGACCTATTTTCGCATCAACGCAGAAAAAACCGGCCAGTTTGAACGCACCATTCTGGTAGCAGATGAAGGCAGCTACGTGAGTTATATCGAAGGCTGCTCGGCACCGGTGCGCGACAGCTATCAGCTACATGCGGCGGTGGTGGAAGTCATCATCCACAAAGATGCCGAAGTGAAATATTCCACGGTGCAAAACTGGTTCCCTGGTGATAACAACACCGGCGGCATTCTTAACTTCGTGACCAAGCGGGCGCTGTGCGAAGGCGAGAACAGCAAAATGTCCTGGACCCAGTCGGAAACGGGGTCGGCCATTACCTGGAAATACCCAAGCTGCATCCTGCGCGGCGATAACTCTATTGGTGAGTTCTTCTCTGTGGCGCTGACCAGCGGTCATCAGCAGGCAGATACCGGCACCAAGATGATCCACATCGGTAAAAACACCAAATCGACCATCATTTCCAAAGGGATCTCGGCCGGTCACAGCCAGAACAGCTATCGCGGCCTGGTGAAAATCATGCCGACGGCGACCAACGCCCGTAATTTCACCCAGTGTGATTCGATGCTGATTGGCCCGGACAGTGGCGCGCATACCTTCCCGTACGTGGAGTGTCGTAATAACAGCGCGCAGCTTGAGCACGAGGCTACCACCTCGCGCATTGGTGAAGATCAGCTTTTCTACTGCCTGCAACGTGGTATCAGCGAAGACGACGCTATCTCCATGATAGTCAACGGCTTCTGTAAAGATGTCTTCTCTGAACTGCCGTTAGAATTCGCAGTTGAAGCACAAAAATTGCTGGCAATCAGCCTTGAGCATAGCGTCGGGTAA
- the sufC gene encoding Fe-S cluster assembly ATPase SufC, which yields MLSIKDLQVSVEDKQILRGLNLNVRPGEVHAIMGPNGSGKSTLSATLAGREDYEVTGGQVLFKGKDLLELAPEERAGEGIFMAFQYPVEIPGVSNQFFLQTALNAVREYRGQESLDRFDFQDLMEEKIELLKMPADLLTRSVNVGFSGGEKKRNDILQMAVLEPELCILDETDSGLDIDALKIVSDGVNSLRDGKRSFIIVTHYQRILDYIKPDYVHVLYQGQIVKSGDFTLVKQLEEQGYGWLTEQQ from the coding sequence ATGTTAAGTATCAAAGATTTACAGGTAAGCGTAGAAGACAAGCAGATTCTGCGTGGGTTAAACCTCAACGTGCGCCCGGGCGAAGTTCACGCCATTATGGGGCCTAATGGTTCCGGTAAAAGTACGCTATCAGCAACGCTCGCCGGGCGTGAAGACTATGAAGTGACCGGCGGTCAGGTGCTGTTTAAAGGCAAAGATCTGCTGGAACTGGCGCCTGAAGAGCGCGCCGGAGAAGGCATTTTCATGGCGTTCCAGTATCCGGTAGAAATCCCAGGCGTCAGCAACCAGTTCTTTTTGCAAACCGCACTGAATGCGGTGCGTGAATACCGTGGCCAGGAGTCGCTTGACCGCTTCGACTTCCAGGATTTGATGGAAGAAAAAATCGAACTGCTGAAGATGCCAGCTGACCTGCTGACCCGCTCGGTGAACGTCGGGTTCTCCGGCGGTGAGAAAAAGCGTAACGATATTCTGCAAATGGCGGTGCTGGAGCCTGAGCTGTGCATTCTTGATGAAACAGACTCCGGGCTGGATATTGACGCGCTGAAAATTGTCTCAGACGGTGTCAACTCCCTGCGCGATGGTAAACGTTCGTTCATCATCGTCACGCACTATCAGCGCATTTTGGACTACATCAAACCTGATTATGTCCACGTCCTGTATCAGGGGCAGATTGTGAAGTCCGGCGATTTTACGCTGGTGAAACAACTGGAGGAGCAGGGCTATGGCTGGCTTACCGAACAACAGTAA
- the sufD gene encoding Fe-S cluster assembly protein SufD gives MAGLPNNSNGALAQWQQLFEAQASERTPQAEQHMQQLLRLGLPTRKHENWKYTFTPLEKMLAHEFVTPDAAPLTSAQCDALALNVDAQRLVFVDGVFNPELSDSLNASDFSIEVNNQRQTLPAPVQPEVFLHLSESLSQSVTHLRVVRNVQARRALLLMHISSGSASDAMKTAHYRHHLELEQGAQATVIEHYVSLDDGAHFTGGRMTMHVGANATLHHYKLAFENPASYHFAHNDLRIEHDANVHSSSFLLGAAVLRHNTSTQLNGENTTLRVNSLSLPVNSEVCDSRTWLEHNKGYCNSRQLHKTIVRDRARSVFNGLINVAQHAIKTDGQMTNNNLLIGRLAEVDTKPQLEIYADDVKCSHGATIGRIDDEQMFYLRSRGIDQEAAQQMIIFAFAAELTEAIHDENLKQQVLDRIGQRFAGEQA, from the coding sequence ATGGCTGGCTTACCGAACAACAGTAACGGCGCACTTGCGCAGTGGCAGCAGCTGTTTGAGGCGCAAGCGAGCGAGCGGACCCCGCAGGCTGAACAGCATATGCAGCAACTGCTGCGCCTGGGGCTACCGACGCGTAAGCACGAAAACTGGAAATACACCTTCACGCCACTGGAAAAAATGCTGGCGCACGAGTTTGTGACGCCGGACGCAGCGCCGTTAACGTCAGCACAATGCGATGCGCTGGCGCTCAACGTTGACGCACAGCGACTGGTGTTTGTTGATGGCGTTTTTAATCCCGAATTGAGTGACAGCCTGAACGCCAGCGATTTCAGCATTGAGGTGAATAACCAGCGCCAGACACTGCCTGCCCCGGTACAGCCTGAAGTGTTTTTGCACCTGAGCGAAAGCCTGAGCCAGAGCGTGACTCATCTGCGCGTGGTGCGTAACGTGCAGGCGCGCAGGGCGCTATTGCTGATGCATATCAGCAGCGGCAGCGCCAGCGATGCAATGAAAACCGCGCACTACCGCCATCATCTGGAGCTTGAGCAGGGCGCACAGGCAACCGTCATCGAACATTATGTCAGCCTCGACGACGGCGCGCATTTTACCGGTGGGCGAATGACAATGCATGTTGGCGCTAACGCCACGCTCCATCACTACAAGCTGGCGTTTGAGAACCCGGCAAGCTACCACTTTGCGCATAACGATCTGCGTATCGAACATGACGCTAACGTGCACAGCAGCAGCTTCCTGCTCGGTGCCGCGGTCTTGCGCCACAATACCAGCACGCAACTGAACGGTGAAAACACCACCCTTCGTGTTAACAGCCTGTCGTTGCCGGTAAACAGCGAAGTCTGTGACAGCCGAACCTGGCTTGAGCATAACAAAGGCTACTGCAACAGCCGCCAGCTGCACAAAACCATCGTGCGCGACAGGGCCAGGTCGGTGTTTAATGGCCTGATTAACGTCGCACAGCATGCCATTAAGACCGACGGGCAGATGACCAACAACAATCTGCTGATTGGCCGCCTGGCAGAAGTGGACACCAAACCGCAGCTTGAGATTTACGCTGATGATGTGAAGTGCAGCCACGGCGCGACAATTGGCCGCATTGACGACGAACAGATGTTTTACCTGCGCTCGCGTGGTATCGACCAGGAGGCGGCCCAGCAGATGATAATCTTTGCTTTCGCCGCAGAACTAACGGAAGCGATTCACGATGAGAATCTCAAGCAGCAGGTGCTGGACCGTATTGGTCAGCGCTTTGCAGGAGAGCAAGCATGA